The following are encoded in a window of Geobacter metallireducens GS-15 genomic DNA:
- a CDS encoding response regulator, with amino-acid sequence MNNKILIIEDNEQNLYLLSFILEKHGYEVFAAMDGFEGIALADSVRPTLILLDIQLPEMDGYDVARKLRANPSLADVPIVAVTSYAMAGDREKALIAGCSGYIEKPINPDTFMQQVKEHLPA; translated from the coding sequence GTGAACAACAAAATTCTCATCATCGAAGACAACGAGCAGAACCTCTACCTCCTGTCGTTCATCCTTGAGAAGCACGGTTACGAAGTCTTCGCCGCCATGGACGGGTTCGAGGGGATCGCCCTTGCCGACAGTGTCCGGCCAACCCTCATATTGCTGGATATCCAGCTCCCTGAAATGGACGGCTACGACGTAGCCCGCAAACTCAGGGCCAATCCTTCCCTGGCTGATGTCCCCATAGTTGCCGTCACGTCATACGCCATGGCCGGAGACCGGGAAAAAGCCCTGATCGCCGGTTGCAGCGGCTATATCGAGAAGCCGATCAATCCCGACACCTTCATGCAGCAGGTCAAGGAGCACTTGCCGGCCTAA
- a CDS encoding arsenite methyltransferase, producing the protein MDKQRNEEIRGAVRENYGKVAVSGGAGCGCSSSSCCGTPNGATTEDISLGLGYSGEDVAAVPEGANLGLGCGNPQAIASLQLGETVLDLGSGGGFDCFLAARAVGHTGHVIGVDMTPEMITKSRRNADKANFGNVDFRLGELENLPVADGIVDVIISNCVINLSPEKAKVFSESFRVLKSGGRLAISDVVATAEMPGDIKNNMAFHTGCIAGASSIEEIESMLERTGFVNIRINPKTESRAFIRDWMPGSKIEDYVVSATIEAIKP; encoded by the coding sequence ATGGACAAGCAAAGGAATGAAGAGATTCGCGGTGCAGTTCGGGAGAATTATGGAAAGGTTGCCGTATCAGGTGGGGCAGGTTGCGGTTGCTCTTCTTCATCGTGCTGTGGAACGCCTAATGGTGCTACGACAGAAGACATCTCGCTTGGCTTGGGTTACTCAGGCGAAGATGTGGCGGCTGTTCCTGAGGGTGCGAACCTGGGGCTTGGGTGCGGCAATCCGCAGGCCATTGCGTCTTTGCAGCTTGGCGAAACGGTGCTCGACCTTGGTAGCGGCGGAGGGTTCGACTGCTTCCTTGCGGCTCGGGCTGTCGGCCACACAGGACATGTCATAGGAGTTGACATGACGCCGGAAATGATTACGAAGTCCCGCCGCAATGCGGATAAAGCCAATTTCGGGAACGTCGATTTTCGATTAGGGGAGTTGGAAAACCTTCCGGTTGCCGATGGCATTGTGGACGTCATCATCTCGAATTGTGTAATCAACCTATCTCCAGAAAAAGCAAAGGTGTTTAGCGAGTCCTTCCGTGTCTTGAAGTCGGGCGGACGGCTGGCAATTTCCGATGTAGTTGCCACCGCCGAAATGCCCGGGGACATTAAAAATAATATGGCGTTCCACACCGGATGCATAGCAGGCGCATCTTCGATCGAGGAAATTGAATCCATGTTGGAGCGAACCGGCTTCGTGAATATTCGAATCAATCCAAAAACGGAGAGCAGAGCATTCATCCGTGACTGGATGCCGGGAAGCAAAATAGAGGACTATGTAGTTTCGGCAACTATCGAAGCAATAAAACCATAG
- a CDS encoding ATP-binding protein, which translates to MMTKSGMACRSCFLVLLIALLTFSNLAIPTAGAEARVVTVGVYENSPKIFTDDSGKPSGIFIDIIEHIAKTEGWNLHYVHGTWVEGLDRLAKGEIDLMPDVAYTAERENLYSFHRIPVLTGWSQVYARKGSGIQSILNLNGKRVAALEQTIQFETFRRLASSFGLKITLIPVPDYKTEFDMLANGKIDAAVTNRFYGLRHARESGLEDTPIMFDPAPFFFAAPRDASRHLLDAIDRHLAELKKDPRSAYYASLNRWTSEDVQFKLPVWLQVSGLILGVVVIMTVTGFILWNRTLRRTVKLRTAQLEQELAERKMAEEELRKYRENLEDLVRERTAELAVAKERAEAADQLKSAFLATMSHELRTPLNSIIGFTGILLQGLGGPINDEQAKQLTMVRHSANHLLSLISDVLDISKIEAGQLKISPEPFQLRESVQKVTQSVAGLVDKKGLRLILEIADDVGSIVSDQRRVEQVLLNLLSNAVKFTEQGTISVRCSRESEWYVTSVADSGIGIKEEDLERLFKPFHQVDTGLSRKYEGTGLGLSICKRLVELMGGSITVESRQGEGSTFCFLLPANGG; encoded by the coding sequence ATGATGACGAAAAGCGGCATGGCATGTCGAAGCTGTTTCCTGGTGCTCCTCATCGCGCTGCTCACTTTTTCCAACCTCGCAATCCCCACTGCCGGAGCCGAGGCCCGGGTCGTGACCGTCGGTGTCTATGAAAACTCCCCCAAGATCTTCACCGACGACTCCGGCAAACCGTCGGGCATCTTCATCGATATTATCGAGCACATCGCGAAAACCGAGGGGTGGAACCTGCACTATGTGCACGGCACCTGGGTGGAAGGCCTGGATCGGCTCGCGAAAGGGGAGATCGACCTCATGCCGGACGTGGCCTATACGGCCGAGCGGGAAAACCTCTACTCCTTCCACAGGATTCCGGTTCTCACCGGCTGGTCCCAGGTGTATGCCCGCAAGGGGAGCGGCATCCAATCGATCCTGAACCTGAACGGAAAACGGGTTGCCGCCCTGGAGCAGACGATCCAGTTTGAAACCTTCAGGAGGCTCGCCAGCAGCTTCGGGTTGAAGATCACCCTCATCCCCGTGCCCGATTACAAGACCGAGTTCGACATGCTTGCCAATGGCAAGATTGATGCCGCCGTCACCAACCGTTTCTACGGGTTGAGGCACGCGAGAGAGTCGGGGCTGGAAGATACGCCGATCATGTTCGACCCCGCCCCCTTCTTTTTTGCCGCGCCCCGGGATGCTTCCCGTCACCTGCTGGACGCCATCGACCGTCACCTCGCGGAGCTGAAAAAGGACCCCCGGTCGGCCTATTATGCATCGCTGAACCGCTGGACCTCGGAAGACGTGCAGTTCAAACTGCCTGTCTGGCTGCAAGTTTCGGGCCTTATCCTGGGGGTGGTTGTCATAATGACGGTGACCGGGTTCATCCTCTGGAACCGCACGCTCCGGCGGACCGTCAAGCTCCGCACGGCGCAGCTGGAGCAGGAACTGGCCGAGCGCAAAATGGCCGAAGAGGAGCTTCGGAAGTACCGGGAAAATCTGGAGGATCTCGTCAGGGAGCGAACTGCCGAGCTCGCGGTGGCCAAGGAGCGGGCCGAGGCGGCCGACCAGCTGAAATCCGCCTTTCTCGCCACCATGTCCCATGAACTGCGGACCCCCCTCAACTCCATCATCGGCTTTACCGGCATCCTGCTGCAGGGGCTGGGCGGCCCCATCAATGACGAACAGGCCAAGCAGCTGACCATGGTCAGGCATAGCGCCAACCACCTGCTTTCCCTGATCAGCGACGTTCTCGATATCTCCAAGATCGAGGCGGGGCAGTTGAAGATATCTCCTGAGCCGTTCCAACTGCGGGAGTCCGTTCAGAAGGTCACCCAATCGGTGGCCGGCCTCGTTGACAAAAAAGGTCTGCGCCTCATCCTGGAAATCGCGGATGATGTGGGAAGCATCGTCAGCGACCAGCGGCGCGTGGAACAGGTGCTGCTGAATCTACTCAGCAACGCGGTCAAGTTCACCGAACAGGGGACCATCAGCGTGCGTTGCTCCCGCGAATCGGAGTGGTACGTCACCAGCGTCGCCGATTCCGGCATCGGCATCAAGGAAGAGGATCTGGAACGCCTCTTCAAGCCGTTCCATCAGGTTGACACCGGCTTGAGCCGAAAATACGAAGGAACGGGATTGGGGCTCTCCATCTGCAAGCGGCTGGTCGAGTTGATGGGGGGGAGCATTACGGTGGAAAGCCGCCAGGGAGAAGGGAGCACGTTCTGTTTTCTGCTGCCGGCCAACGGGGGGTAG
- a CDS encoding cyclic 2,3-diphosphoglycerate synthase, translated as MKRKRIIIMGAAGRDFHNFNCSFRDNPVFRVVAFTAAQIPYISNRRYPAELAGKLYPRGIPIFPEEELGELIRRLRAEQVVFAYSDVSHERLMHIASRVLALGADFLLMGPDATMLRSRLPVVSVCAVRTGCGKSQVVRYFCDILRERGIRPVVVRHPMPYGDLAAQAVERLEGLADLDRFRCTIEEREEYEHLLDHGAIVYAGVDYRRILRRAEREARLIIWDGGNNDLPFFRPDLEMVVVDPLRPGHETSWYPGEVNLRRASVVVMNKVNAAEPAAIEAVATAVRSANPSALLVRTASVITVAEGERIRGKRVLVIEDGPTITHGSMPSGAGLAAARQHGAAEAVDPRPWAQGSLREVYGAWSHIGPVLPAMGYSPAQVADLARTIEAVPCDLVVAATPIDIARLTGTGKTVLRASYAIGEGEGEPLREAFESFLRTRQL; from the coding sequence ATGAAGCGGAAACGGATCATCATCATGGGGGCAGCCGGGCGGGACTTTCACAACTTCAACTGCTCCTTCCGGGACAACCCCGTCTTCCGGGTCGTGGCGTTCACCGCGGCCCAGATCCCCTATATCAGCAACCGCCGCTATCCGGCGGAACTGGCCGGCAAACTCTATCCCCGCGGGATACCCATCTTTCCCGAGGAGGAGTTGGGGGAACTCATCCGCCGCCTCAGGGCGGAGCAGGTGGTCTTCGCCTACAGCGACGTCTCCCACGAGCGGCTCATGCACATCGCATCCCGGGTCCTGGCCTTGGGCGCCGATTTCCTCCTCATGGGGCCGGACGCCACCATGCTCAGAAGCCGGCTCCCCGTGGTGTCGGTCTGCGCGGTACGGACCGGCTGCGGCAAGAGCCAGGTGGTCCGCTACTTCTGCGACATCTTGCGGGAGAGGGGGATCCGCCCCGTGGTGGTCCGGCATCCCATGCCCTACGGCGACCTGGCGGCCCAGGCGGTGGAGCGGCTGGAGGGGCTGGCGGACCTGGACCGCTTCCGGTGCACCATCGAGGAACGGGAGGAGTATGAGCACCTCCTCGACCACGGGGCCATCGTCTACGCGGGGGTGGACTACCGGCGGATCCTCCGGCGGGCGGAGAGGGAGGCGAGGCTCATCATCTGGGATGGCGGCAACAACGATCTTCCCTTCTTCCGGCCCGACCTGGAGATGGTGGTGGTGGACCCGCTGCGGCCGGGCCACGAGACCTCCTGGTATCCGGGGGAGGTGAACCTGCGCCGGGCATCCGTGGTGGTCATGAACAAGGTGAATGCCGCCGAGCCGGCGGCCATCGAGGCGGTGGCGACGGCGGTGCGGAGCGCGAACCCGTCGGCCTTGCTGGTGCGGACGGCATCGGTCATCACCGTGGCCGAAGGGGAGCGGATCAGGGGGAAGCGGGTGCTGGTCATCGAGGACGGGCCCACCATCACCCACGGCTCCATGCCCTCCGGCGCCGGGCTCGCCGCTGCCCGCCAGCACGGTGCCGCCGAGGCGGTCGACCCGCGCCCCTGGGCCCAGGGGTCGCTGCGGGAGGTCTATGGCGCCTGGTCCCACATCGGGCCGGTCCTCCCGGCCATGGGGTATAGCCCCGCCCAGGTGGCGGACCTGGCCCGCACCATCGAGGCGGTGCCGTGCGACCTGGTGGTGGCTGCCACCCCCATCGACATCGCCCGCCTGACCGGCACGGGGAAGACGGTTCTCCGTGCCTCTTACGCCATCGGCGAAGGGGAGGGGGAGCCGCTCCGGGAGGCGTTCGAGTCGTTTCTTCGAACACGGCAGCTGTAA
- the arcC gene encoding carbamate kinase, whose amino-acid sequence MTHTVNRPILLIALGGNALIRQGEQGTCAEQFANLRRPMEQIARLADRYRIIITHGNGPQVGNLLMQQESCPEVPAMPLEVLVAQTQGQIGYMIESSLESELLALGGEKRFLVSLISYVQVAEDDPAFRTPTKPIGPCYTAEEAARFPWPMAGTPKGYRRVVASPEPLAVVEKEEIRRLVEVDFIVVCCGGGGIPVTREGRAFHGIDAVIDKDLASACLCLEVGVDILVIATDVPGVATGFGTAAEEFLKRLDADEAGRLLAAGQFPPGSMGPKVEAVLRFVRGGGKRGVICHLDEIEQAVAGTAGTEITGGGS is encoded by the coding sequence ATGACCCACACCGTGAACCGCCCCATCCTCCTGATCGCCCTCGGCGGCAATGCCCTGATCCGCCAGGGAGAGCAGGGGACCTGCGCGGAGCAGTTCGCCAACCTGAGGCGCCCCATGGAGCAGATCGCGCGCCTGGCGGACCGCTACCGGATCATCATCACCCACGGCAACGGTCCCCAGGTGGGAAACCTCCTGATGCAGCAGGAGAGCTGCCCGGAGGTGCCGGCCATGCCCCTGGAGGTCCTGGTGGCCCAGACCCAGGGACAGATCGGCTACATGATCGAATCGAGCCTGGAAAGCGAGCTTCTGGCCCTCGGTGGGGAAAAACGGTTTCTGGTGAGCCTCATCAGCTACGTGCAGGTGGCGGAGGATGATCCCGCATTCCGCACCCCCACCAAGCCCATCGGTCCCTGCTACACGGCTGAGGAGGCGGCGCGGTTCCCGTGGCCCATGGCGGGCACCCCCAAGGGGTACCGGCGGGTGGTGGCGTCGCCGGAACCCCTGGCCGTGGTTGAAAAGGAAGAGATACGGCGCCTCGTGGAGGTGGATTTCATCGTGGTCTGCTGCGGCGGGGGCGGGATTCCTGTTACCAGGGAGGGGCGCGCCTTCCACGGCATCGATGCGGTGATCGACAAGGATCTGGCAAGCGCGTGCCTTTGCCTAGAAGTGGGGGTGGATATTCTGGTCATCGCCACCGACGTGCCGGGGGTGGCCACCGGCTTCGGCACCGCGGCCGAGGAGTTCCTGAAGCGCCTCGATGCGGACGAGGCAGGGCGATTGCTGGCGGCCGGCCAGTTCCCTCCGGGCTCCATGGGGCCGAAGGTGGAGGCGGTCCTCCGCTTTGTCCGCGGCGGCGGGAAGAGGGGGGTCATCTGCCATCTGGACGAGATCGAACAGGCTGTTGCGGGCACGGCAGGAACGGAAATCACTGGAGGCGGATCATGA
- the sigZ gene encoding RNA polymerase sigma factor SigZ, whose translation MKTSEQIWQEYHLRLRAFIKSRIADDAVADDTLQNVFLKMHAGLPSLKDGTKLQSWLYQIARNAIIDLYRSQKASTGIPVSLAHPESNPGEKAVQELSDCLQPMIQRLPEIYREAIILSELEGLTQREVAEVLGTSLSGAKSRVQRGRALLKGMIADCCRLELDHNGRLCDYERKGKACDAC comes from the coding sequence ATGAAGACATCAGAACAAATTTGGCAAGAATATCATTTAAGGCTTCGCGCCTTCATCAAGAGCAGGATTGCCGATGACGCAGTTGCAGATGACACTCTTCAAAACGTATTCCTGAAGATGCATGCCGGACTGCCGTCCCTGAAGGACGGGACAAAGCTGCAAAGCTGGCTCTACCAGATTGCGCGAAATGCCATCATCGATCTTTATCGCTCGCAAAAGGCCTCGACCGGTATTCCTGTGTCGTTGGCGCACCCGGAATCGAATCCGGGCGAAAAGGCCGTTCAAGAGTTGTCCGACTGTCTTCAGCCCATGATACAACGGTTGCCGGAGATTTATCGGGAAGCGATCATTCTGTCGGAATTGGAAGGCTTGACGCAAAGGGAGGTTGCGGAGGTGCTGGGGACGTCACTTTCCGGCGCCAAATCGCGAGTACAGCGCGGACGCGCTCTGCTGAAGGGAATGATAGCTGATTGCTGCCGGCTTGAGTTAGACCATAACGGACGGCTCTGCGATTACGAACGCAAAGGCAAAGCTTGTGATGCTTGCTGA
- a CDS encoding response regulator: protein MTRILIVDDNEQNLYMLEVLLSAHGFQALSATNGAEALALAQASPPDLIISDILMPVMDGYAFCRECKKTAQLNDVPFIFYTATFTEAEDEKLALSLGADRFLLKPQEPDEMMRIVRELLAVPRPGTGREPSEKGQEQAEHLQKYGEALFRKLEKRMADLKQANRALEHEIEERKKAELELQQVNRTLEERVAERTALLAAANGQLQEEVQRSRQAQNEIALLNDVLVRRTESLEGLNRELEAFSSAVTHDLQAPLRSIIGYAGIVREECENAVDGSVLEYIGRIERSVNRMNELIEALRDLSQASSAALHPDTVNLSTIVREIISALQEADSERRVTFVIADGVTAEADRPLITSVIDNLLNNAWKYSRRNETARIEFGALEKDQEHVYFVRDNGAGFDMKYASKLFTPFQRLHRQDEFEGTGVGLATVQRIIHRHGGRIWAEAKVAEGATFYFTLSRAMHG from the coding sequence ATGACTCGAATCCTGATCGTCGATGACAACGAGCAGAACCTCTACATGCTGGAGGTTTTACTCTCCGCGCACGGTTTTCAGGCACTCTCGGCGACAAACGGAGCCGAAGCCCTGGCACTGGCCCAGGCCTCCCCCCCCGATCTCATCATCAGCGACATCCTCATGCCGGTCATGGATGGGTACGCATTCTGTCGCGAATGCAAGAAGACGGCCCAGCTGAATGATGTGCCGTTCATATTCTACACCGCCACCTTCACCGAGGCAGAGGACGAGAAGCTCGCCCTGAGCCTCGGCGCCGACCGCTTTCTCCTCAAGCCTCAGGAGCCGGATGAGATGATGCGGATTGTCCGCGAGCTGCTCGCCGTGCCGCGGCCCGGAACCGGCCGAGAGCCGTCGGAGAAAGGTCAGGAGCAGGCTGAACACCTCCAGAAGTATGGCGAAGCGCTGTTCCGGAAGCTGGAAAAAAGGATGGCCGACCTGAAGCAGGCCAACCGGGCGCTGGAACACGAGATCGAAGAGCGCAAAAAGGCCGAACTGGAACTGCAGCAAGTGAACCGGACCCTCGAAGAACGGGTCGCCGAGCGCACTGCCCTGCTGGCAGCAGCCAACGGGCAGTTGCAGGAGGAAGTCCAGCGCTCCAGGCAGGCCCAGAACGAGATCGCCCTGCTGAACGACGTTCTGGTGAGGCGGACCGAATCGCTGGAAGGGCTGAACCGGGAACTGGAGGCTTTCAGCTCGGCGGTCACCCATGACCTCCAGGCGCCGCTTCGGAGCATCATCGGATACGCCGGCATCGTGCGCGAGGAGTGCGAAAATGCGGTCGACGGGTCGGTGCTCGAATATATCGGCAGAATCGAGCGGAGCGTCAACAGGATGAACGAGCTGATCGAGGCGCTGCGGGACCTGTCGCAGGCCAGCTCCGCGGCGTTGCATCCCGACACCGTCAACCTGAGCACCATCGTCCGGGAGATCATCTCCGCCCTGCAGGAAGCGGACTCGGAGCGCCGCGTGACCTTTGTCATAGCCGACGGCGTGACCGCGGAGGCGGACAGGCCGCTGATCACATCGGTCATCGACAACCTGCTCAACAACGCCTGGAAGTACAGCCGGCGGAATGAAACGGCGCGGATAGAATTCGGCGCCCTGGAGAAAGACCAGGAGCACGTCTATTTCGTCAGGGATAACGGCGCCGGTTTTGACATGAAGTACGCTTCGAAGCTTTTTACCCCCTTCCAGCGCCTGCATCGGCAGGATGAATTCGAAGGGACGGGGGTCGGGCTGGCAACCGTCCAGCGGATCATTCACCGCCACGGCGGCAGGATCTGGGCGGAAGCAAAAGTGGCTGAAGGGGCAACGTTCTATTTTACCCTCAGTCGGGCAATGCATGGTTAA
- a CDS encoding phosphotransacetylase family protein, which yields MARKIFIAATGQNCGKTTTSLSLLHLARKKYGRVGFMKPLGPKPATLRGVPMDKDAALMAQVFGLTKDLRWMSPVVVYPDTSRKVIDGEISPDGLRERILEAHAELEKQCDFIIIEGSGHPGVGSVMKLSNARIARMLDAPVLMVTGGGVGNVVDAVSVDLALFEKEGAQVRAILANKLVPHKREQILDYLQRAFADEPFPVIGGFDYQPVLANPTLDRVSKLLDLPLHGNRRDRNRIIHNVQIGAASTQRVAELLRDSTLLIVTSSRDELLVTLANLYQMPEYRSKLVGLVIPGIIPVSTITQQILERSKIPFLRNYTHTTAELYHLITEDVSKITAEDTEKLALIRSLAETRLDFDRLDALFGPAPRDPDRPRTP from the coding sequence ATGGCGAGGAAGATCTTCATAGCGGCCACGGGACAGAACTGCGGCAAGACCACCACCAGCCTCTCGCTGCTCCACCTGGCTCGGAAGAAATACGGCAGGGTCGGCTTCATGAAACCCCTGGGCCCCAAGCCGGCAACGCTGCGCGGGGTCCCCATGGACAAGGACGCGGCCCTCATGGCCCAGGTCTTCGGCCTGACAAAAGACCTGCGCTGGATGTCGCCGGTGGTGGTCTACCCCGACACCAGCCGGAAGGTCATCGACGGCGAGATCTCCCCCGACGGACTCCGGGAGCGGATCCTGGAAGCCCATGCCGAGTTGGAGAAGCAGTGCGACTTCATCATCATCGAAGGGTCGGGGCATCCGGGGGTCGGCTCCGTGATGAAACTCTCCAACGCCCGTATCGCCCGGATGCTCGATGCGCCGGTGCTCATGGTGACCGGCGGCGGCGTGGGGAACGTGGTGGACGCGGTCTCCGTGGACCTGGCCCTCTTCGAGAAGGAGGGTGCCCAGGTCCGGGCCATCCTGGCCAACAAGCTGGTTCCCCACAAGCGGGAGCAGATCCTCGACTACCTGCAGCGGGCCTTCGCCGACGAACCCTTCCCCGTCATCGGCGGCTTCGACTACCAGCCGGTCCTGGCCAACCCGACGCTGGACCGGGTCTCGAAGCTCCTGGACCTCCCCCTCCACGGCAACCGGCGCGACCGGAACCGGATCATCCACAACGTGCAGATCGGCGCCGCCTCCACCCAGCGGGTGGCGGAACTGCTGCGGGACTCCACCCTCCTCATCGTCACCAGCAGCCGCGACGAACTCCTCGTGACCCTGGCCAACCTCTACCAGATGCCCGAATACCGCTCCAAGCTCGTGGGGCTCGTCATCCCCGGCATCATCCCGGTCAGCACCATCACCCAGCAGATCCTGGAGCGGAGCAAAATCCCCTTCCTCCGCAACTACACCCACACCACTGCCGAGCTGTACCACCTCATCACCGAGGATGTCTCGAAGATCACCGCCGAAGACACCGAAAAGCTCGCCCTCATCAGGAGCCTGGCCGAAACCCGCCTCGATTTCGACCGGCTCGATGCGCTCTTCGGGCCGGCCCCACGTGATCCAGACCGTCCTCGCACTCCCTGA
- a CDS encoding SAM-dependent methyltransferase: protein MDIPRIFNITESAHRIHNPFTPEKFATLGAALRLETGAHLLDLGSGSGEMLCTWARDHGVIGTGIDMSRLFTEQAKLRAVELGVADQVKFIHGDAVGYVSDEKVGVAACVGATWIGGGVAGTIELLARSLRTGGIILIGEPYWRQLPPTEDVAKGCLANSISDFLMLPELIASFGHLGYDVVEMVLADQDGWDRYEAAKWLTMRRWLEANPDDELAKEVRAQLTSEPERYTAYTREYLGWGVFALMSR from the coding sequence ATGGACATACCTCGGATCTTCAACATAACCGAAAGTGCTCACCGCATCCATAACCCGTTCACACCAGAAAAGTTCGCCACTCTCGGCGCGGCGTTGCGTCTGGAAACGGGGGCCCACTTGCTCGATCTCGGCAGCGGTTCGGGAGAGATGCTATGCACCTGGGCACGCGATCACGGTGTCATCGGCACCGGCATCGACATGAGCCGGTTGTTCACCGAACAAGCGAAACTCCGTGCTGTAGAACTTGGCGTCGCCGATCAAGTCAAGTTCATCCATGGCGATGCTGTCGGTTACGTCTCCGACGAGAAGGTCGGTGTGGCAGCCTGTGTCGGGGCCACTTGGATCGGCGGGGGAGTCGCCGGCACTATCGAGCTTCTGGCGCGGAGCCTGCGCACCGGAGGGATTATCCTCATCGGCGAGCCCTACTGGCGGCAATTACCGCCGACGGAAGATGTTGCCAAGGGGTGTCTTGCCAATTCAATCTCCGACTTCCTCATGCTTCCTGAACTTATCGCGTCTTTCGGCCACCTTGGCTATGATGTCGTTGAAATGGTTCTGGCTGACCAAGACGGCTGGGACAGATACGAGGCGGCCAAATGGCTCACCATGCGCCGATGGCTTGAAGCCAATCCCGACGACGAGTTAGCGAAAGAGGTTCGAGCCCAACTGACCTCAGAACCCGAGCGCTACACCGCTTACACGCGTGAATACCTGGGCTGGGGTGTATTCGCGCTGATGTCACGGTGA
- a CDS encoding IS110 family transposase: MEKSITYVGLDVHKNSIEIALADWGRDNEVRHYGSVGGDLHSLDKVVRKLVSQGRELHFVYEAGPCGYEIYRHLTRQGFDCIVVAPSLIPKKSGNRIKNDRRDAEMLARLHRAGELTPVYVPHVEDEAMRDLSRAREDAKSAERKARQQLNAFLLRSGVRYSGKTLWSLAHWRWISDIKMPHPAQQITLQEYVDAVRACSERIDRFTEQIRQLVTQWRVGPVVEALQALRGVSLVVAVTTVAELGDLSRFDHPRQLMAYLGLVPSEHSSGETTKRGGITKTGNSHARRMLVEAAWSYRLPARVSRRLRDRQQSLPQPVWGSSGDGEFRGHHT, encoded by the coding sequence ATGGAAAAGTCTATCACGTATGTCGGGCTTGATGTTCACAAGAACTCCATCGAAATAGCTCTTGCCGATTGGGGGCGAGACAATGAAGTCCGCCACTATGGAAGCGTCGGTGGCGACCTGCACTCCTTGGACAAAGTCGTGCGGAAGCTGGTCTCCCAAGGACGCGAGCTTCATTTTGTGTACGAAGCCGGGCCATGCGGCTATGAGATTTATCGTCACCTGACCCGACAGGGGTTCGACTGCATCGTGGTTGCGCCGTCGCTGATCCCGAAGAAGAGCGGCAACCGGATCAAGAACGACCGACGGGATGCCGAGATGCTGGCCCGTTTGCACCGGGCTGGCGAACTGACGCCGGTCTACGTGCCTCACGTTGAGGACGAAGCGATGCGGGACCTCTCCCGTGCCCGAGAGGATGCCAAGAGCGCGGAACGCAAAGCGCGGCAGCAGCTCAATGCATTCCTGTTGCGCAGCGGGGTTCGCTACAGCGGCAAAACCCTATGGAGCCTCGCCCACTGGCGCTGGATCTCTGACATTAAAATGCCGCACCCGGCCCAGCAGATCACGCTCCAGGAATACGTCGATGCGGTGAGGGCCTGTAGCGAACGCATCGATCGCTTCACAGAGCAGATTCGGCAGCTCGTCACGCAGTGGCGCGTTGGTCCGGTGGTTGAAGCACTCCAAGCATTGCGCGGTGTCTCTCTGGTGGTTGCCGTGACGACCGTCGCGGAACTCGGTGACTTGAGCCGATTCGATCACCCCCGGCAGTTAATGGCCTATCTCGGGCTTGTCCCCTCGGAGCATTCGAGCGGCGAAACAACCAAGCGGGGAGGGATTACAAAGACCGGCAACAGCCATGCCCGACGGATGCTGGTGGAAGCTGCCTGGTCGTACCGGCTCCCTGCCAGGGTGAGCCGACGACTCCGAGATCGGCAACAGAGTCTCCCGCAACCGGTGTGGGGGAGTTCCGGGGACGGGGAGTTCCGGGGACACCATACCTAA